The following are from one region of the Carassius gibelio isolate Cgi1373 ecotype wild population from Czech Republic chromosome A13, carGib1.2-hapl.c, whole genome shotgun sequence genome:
- the LOC128025930 gene encoding zinc finger FYVE domain-containing protein 21 isoform X2, with protein sequence MSAVPDGKKLVRSPSGLRMVPENGAFTSPFSLDEPQWVPDKEHHCRRCGRCFCDKCCSQKVALPRMCFVDPVRQCSECSLISQKEVEFYDKQLKVLTAGGTFLVKVDSSEKSETMVCRLSNNQRYLFLDGESHFEVELSRISTMQVLTESSTPGEKDICSYMSLLDSQISEEKDVCSYTSLLDSQISEGGSLRASGMVLQYKPPGSLNLQELHMETADDKRVASAWLTAMHKAAKLLYESKDQ encoded by the exons ATGTCCGCGGTGCCTGACGGTAAAAAGCTGGTCCGGAGCCCGAGCGGACTCCGCATGGTACCGGAGAACGGTGCTTTCACCAGTCCGTTTTCCCTGGATGAGCCGCAGTGGGTTCCGGACAAAGAG CATCACTGTCGGCGCTGCGGTCGCTGTTTCTGTGATAAATGCTGCAGTCAGAAGGTGGCTCTTCCCAGGATGTGTTTTGTGGATCCGGTGAGGCAGTGTTCGGAGTGCAGCCTCATCTCACAGAAAGAGGTGGAGTTTTACGACAAACAGCTTAAAGTGCTCACTGCCG GAGGAACTTTCCTGGTCAAAGTGGATTCCTCAGAGAAATCCGAGACCATGGTCTGCCGTTTGTCTAATAATCAAAG aTATCTCTTTCTTGATGGCGAGAGTCATTTTGAGGTGGAGCTGTCTCGCATTTCCACTATGCAGGTGTTGACTGAGAGCTCAACCCCGGGAG AGAAAGATATATGCTCGTACATGAGCTTGCTGGACAGTCAAATATCTGAAG AGAAAGATGTATGCTCGTACACGAGCTTGCTGGACAGTCAAATATCTGAAG GAGGATCTCTTCGAGCCAGTGGCATGGTGCTTCAGTACAAGCCACCCGGATCTCTGAACCTTCAGGAGCTCCACATGGAAACTGCTGATGACAAGCGCGTCGCGTCTGCCTGGCTCACAGCCATGCACAAA GCTGCCAAAC
- the LOC128025930 gene encoding zinc finger FYVE domain-containing protein 21 isoform X1, which produces MSAVPDGKKLVRSPSGLRMVPENGAFTSPFSLDEPQWVPDKECPRCMQCDTKFDFITRKHHCRRCGRCFCDKCCSQKVALPRMCFVDPVRQCSECSLISQKEVEFYDKQLKVLTAGGTFLVKVDSSEKSETMVCRLSNNQRYLFLDGESHFEVELSRISTMQVLTESSTPGEKDICSYMSLLDSQISEEKDVCSYTSLLDSQISEGGSLRASGMVLQYKPPGSLNLQELHMETADDKRVASAWLTAMHKAAKLLYESKDQ; this is translated from the exons ATGTCCGCGGTGCCTGACGGTAAAAAGCTGGTCCGGAGCCCGAGCGGACTCCGCATGGTACCGGAGAACGGTGCTTTCACCAGTCCGTTTTCCCTGGATGAGCCGCAGTGGGTTCCGGACAAAGAG TGCCCCAGATGTATGCAGTGTGACACTAAGTTTGACTTCATCACCAGGAAG CATCACTGTCGGCGCTGCGGTCGCTGTTTCTGTGATAAATGCTGCAGTCAGAAGGTGGCTCTTCCCAGGATGTGTTTTGTGGATCCGGTGAGGCAGTGTTCGGAGTGCAGCCTCATCTCACAGAAAGAGGTGGAGTTTTACGACAAACAGCTTAAAGTGCTCACTGCCG GAGGAACTTTCCTGGTCAAAGTGGATTCCTCAGAGAAATCCGAGACCATGGTCTGCCGTTTGTCTAATAATCAAAG aTATCTCTTTCTTGATGGCGAGAGTCATTTTGAGGTGGAGCTGTCTCGCATTTCCACTATGCAGGTGTTGACTGAGAGCTCAACCCCGGGAG AGAAAGATATATGCTCGTACATGAGCTTGCTGGACAGTCAAATATCTGAAG AGAAAGATGTATGCTCGTACACGAGCTTGCTGGACAGTCAAATATCTGAAG GAGGATCTCTTCGAGCCAGTGGCATGGTGCTTCAGTACAAGCCACCCGGATCTCTGAACCTTCAGGAGCTCCACATGGAAACTGCTGATGACAAGCGCGTCGCGTCTGCCTGGCTCACAGCCATGCACAAA GCTGCCAAAC
- the LOC128025930 gene encoding zinc finger FYVE domain-containing protein 21 isoform X3: MSAVPDGKKLVRSPSGLRMVPENGAFTSPFSLDEPQWVPDKECPRCMQCDTKFDFITRKHHCRRCGRCFCDKCCSQKVALPRMCFVDPVRQCSECSLISQKEVEFYDKQLKVLTAGGTFLVKVDSSEKSETMVCRLSNNQRYLFLDGESHFEVELSRISTMQVLTESSTPGGGSLRASGMVLQYKPPGSLNLQELHMETADDKRVASAWLTAMHKAAKLLYESKDQ; encoded by the exons ATGTCCGCGGTGCCTGACGGTAAAAAGCTGGTCCGGAGCCCGAGCGGACTCCGCATGGTACCGGAGAACGGTGCTTTCACCAGTCCGTTTTCCCTGGATGAGCCGCAGTGGGTTCCGGACAAAGAG TGCCCCAGATGTATGCAGTGTGACACTAAGTTTGACTTCATCACCAGGAAG CATCACTGTCGGCGCTGCGGTCGCTGTTTCTGTGATAAATGCTGCAGTCAGAAGGTGGCTCTTCCCAGGATGTGTTTTGTGGATCCGGTGAGGCAGTGTTCGGAGTGCAGCCTCATCTCACAGAAAGAGGTGGAGTTTTACGACAAACAGCTTAAAGTGCTCACTGCCG GAGGAACTTTCCTGGTCAAAGTGGATTCCTCAGAGAAATCCGAGACCATGGTCTGCCGTTTGTCTAATAATCAAAG aTATCTCTTTCTTGATGGCGAGAGTCATTTTGAGGTGGAGCTGTCTCGCATTTCCACTATGCAGGTGTTGACTGAGAGCTCAACCCCGGGAG GAGGATCTCTTCGAGCCAGTGGCATGGTGCTTCAGTACAAGCCACCCGGATCTCTGAACCTTCAGGAGCTCCACATGGAAACTGCTGATGACAAGCGCGTCGCGTCTGCCTGGCTCACAGCCATGCACAAA GCTGCCAAAC
- the LOC128025928 gene encoding FHF complex subunit HOOK interacting protein 2A-like isoform X1, whose translation MFSKFTSILQHAVEALAPSLPLQEDFVYHWKAITHYYIETSDDKAPVTDTNIPSHLEQMLDILTQEERERESGETGPCMEYLLHHKILETLYTLGKADCPPGMKQQVLSFYTKLLGRIRQPLLPHINVHRPVQVIRITVLNSLRTLKKLIRLCGEVLAAPTENEEIQFLCTVCAKLKQDPYLISFFLENKTKKLEAAKDGGAGLVKEDPCSPDTGQIQNQNPSLVTSTLEAASCQATSPGEASPSSVHSTQPNNDNYNLVSSLLNLTKSPDGRIVVKACEGLMLIVSLPEPAAAKSLTENTKLSQLLTDRLAQFYRALPQSMDPLDIETVESVNWGLDVYNLKEDAAAFAGKRALISFLSWLDYCDQLIKEAQKTAAAVLARAVRERFFVAVMEPQLMQTSEVGILTSTALLNRIIRQVTSEALLQETVYFLLGEETGPETLAGITQHPLRHRLIEHCDHLSDEISIMTLRLFEHLLQKPCQHILQNLVLRCLEERNYMENKQPEEREHLENGQPHDAVDLEEDPLFSDLSPDNRISSPDWLSCSPSPSTEHAKPDGKTEVHKIVNSFLCLVPDEAKSSYQVEGTGYDTYLRDAHRQFRDYCGVCQRWNWRSSPKSFEKCNLDSPFFEGHFLKVLFDRMGRILDQPYDVNLQVTSVLSKLSLLPHAHLHEYLLDPYINLAPGCRSLFSVIVRVVGDLMLRTHRIPEFTPKLLLVRKRLLGLEPEGMSVDHVTLLEGVIVLEEFCKELAAIAFVKFHASVSTSPDPLAHCA comes from the exons ATGTTCTCCAAATTCACCTCCATCCTGCAGCACGCCGTCGAGGCG CTTGCTCCGTCACTGCCATTGCAAGAGGACTTTGTCTATCACTGGAAGGCCATTACACATTATTACATAGAAACCTCAG ACGACAAAGCCCCAGTGACAGACACCAACATTCCCTCCCACCTGGAGCAGATGCTGGATATTCTGACCCaggaggagagggagagggagtcAGGAGAGACGGGACCCTGTATGGAGTATCTTCTCCATCACAAGATCCTGGAGACGCTCTACACCCTGGGCAAAGCAGAT TGCCCTCCTGGAATGAAACAGCAGGTTCTGAGTTTCTACACCAAGCTGTTAGGTCGAATTCGCCAACCGCTCCTGCCTCACATCAACGTGCACAGACCTGTACAGGTGATCAGAATTACAGTTTTAAACTCGCTTCGCactttaaag AAACTGATCCGCCTGTGTGGCGAGGTTCTGGCTGCTCCTACAGAGAATGAAGAGATCCAGTTTCTGTGTACTGTCTGTGCCAAACTTAAGCAGGACCCTTACCTCATCAGCTTCTTCCTGGAA AACAAGACTAAAAAGTTGGAGGCTGCTAAAGATGGCGGAGCTGGTTTGGTGAAGGAGGATCCATGTTCTCCAGATACAGGACAGATCCAAAACCAGAATCCCAGTCTGGTCACATCAACACTAGAAGCAGCATCCTGTCAGGCCACCAGCCCAGGGGAAGCTAGCCCATCCTCCGTCCACAGTACACAGCCAAACAACGATAACTACAACCTAGTCAGCTCCCTTCTTAACCTCACTAAGAGTCCA GATGGCCGTATCGTGGTGAAGGCATGTGAGGGTCTGATGCTGATAGTCAGTTTGCCTGAGCCAGCTGCAGCCAAAAGCCTCACCGAGAACACCAAACTCAGTCAACTTCTCACAGACCGGCTGGCACAGTTCTACCGGGCCCTTCCTCAGTCCATGGACCCTCTTGACATCGAAACTGTGGAATCCGTAAACTGGGG GTTGGATGTGTATAATCTAAAGGAAGATGCTGCTGCTTTTGCTGGCAAACGTGCACTTATTTCTTTCCTATCGTGGCTGGACTATTGTGATCAGCTCATCAAAGAGGCacagaag ACGGCTGCTGCAGTTCTGGCCCGGGCTGTGAGAGAACGGTTCTTTGTTGCAGTAATGGAGCCTCAGCTAATGCAAAC GTCAGAGGTTGGCATTCTGACTTCAACAGCCCTGTTAAACAGGATCATCAGACAGGTGACATCAGAGGCCCTGCTTCAGGAGACTGTTTACTTCCTGTTGGGAGAGGAAACGGGGCCAGAGACGCTTGCCGGCATTACCCAGCATCCCCTGAGACACAGACTCATAGAACATTGTGACCACTTATCAGATGAG ATAAGCATCATGACTCTACGGCTCTTTGAGCATCTGCTGCAGAAACCATGTCAGCACATTCTGCAGAACCTGGTGCTGCGCTGCTTGGAAGAACGGAACTACATGGAGAACAAACAGCCAGAGGAGCGTGAACACCTGGAGAACGGCCAGCCGCATGACGCCGT AGATCTGGAAGAAGACCCGTTGTTCTCCGATCTTTCCCCTGATAACAGAATCTCCAGCCCTGATTGGTTAAGCTGCTCTCCATCACCAAGCACAGAACACGCCAAGCCTGATGGGAAGACGGAGGTTCACAAAATAGTTAACAG TTTCCTGTGTTTGGTTCCTGATGAGGCAAAGTCATCCTATCAGGTTGAGGGCACAGGCTATGACACCTACTTGAGAGATGCACACAGACAg TTTCGAGACTATTGTGGAGTTTGTCAGAGGTGGAACTGGCGTAGCAGTCCAAAATCCTTTGAAAAGTGTAATCTGGACAGTCCTTTTTTTGAGGGACACTTCCTCAAAGTGTTGTTTGACAGAATGGGACGAATCCTCGATCAG CCGTATGATGTTAACCTGCAGGTGACGTCTGTGTTGTCTAAGCTGTCTCTGCTGCCTCATGCTCATCTTCACGAGTACTTGCTGGATCCGTACATTAACCTGGCACCAGGCTGCAGGTCTCTCTTCTCAGTCATCGTCAGG GTGGTTGGTGACTTGATGTTGAGGACTCACCGCATCCCTGAATTCACCCCTAAACTCCTGCTGGTCAGGAAAAGACTTCTGGGACTAGAGCCAGAGGGGATGAG CGTTGATCACGTGACGTTGCTCGAGGGGGTCATTGTTTTGGAGGAATTTTGTAAAGAGCTCGCTGCTATTGCATTTGTGAAGTTCCATGCATCAGTCTCCACTTCTCCCGATCCTCTTGCCCACTGTGCATAG
- the LOC128025928 gene encoding FHF complex subunit HOOK interacting protein 2A-like isoform X2 produces MFSKFTSILQHAVEALAPSLPLQEDFVYHWKAITHYYIETSDDKAPVTDTNIPSHLEQMLDILTQEERERESGETGPCMEYLLHHKILETLYTLGKADCPPGMKQQVLSFYTKLLGRIRQPLLPHINVHRPVQKLIRLCGEVLAAPTENEEIQFLCTVCAKLKQDPYLISFFLENKTKKLEAAKDGGAGLVKEDPCSPDTGQIQNQNPSLVTSTLEAASCQATSPGEASPSSVHSTQPNNDNYNLVSSLLNLTKSPDGRIVVKACEGLMLIVSLPEPAAAKSLTENTKLSQLLTDRLAQFYRALPQSMDPLDIETVESVNWGLDVYNLKEDAAAFAGKRALISFLSWLDYCDQLIKEAQKTAAAVLARAVRERFFVAVMEPQLMQTSEVGILTSTALLNRIIRQVTSEALLQETVYFLLGEETGPETLAGITQHPLRHRLIEHCDHLSDEISIMTLRLFEHLLQKPCQHILQNLVLRCLEERNYMENKQPEEREHLENGQPHDAVDLEEDPLFSDLSPDNRISSPDWLSCSPSPSTEHAKPDGKTEVHKIVNSFLCLVPDEAKSSYQVEGTGYDTYLRDAHRQFRDYCGVCQRWNWRSSPKSFEKCNLDSPFFEGHFLKVLFDRMGRILDQPYDVNLQVTSVLSKLSLLPHAHLHEYLLDPYINLAPGCRSLFSVIVRVVGDLMLRTHRIPEFTPKLLLVRKRLLGLEPEGMSVDHVTLLEGVIVLEEFCKELAAIAFVKFHASVSTSPDPLAHCA; encoded by the exons ATGTTCTCCAAATTCACCTCCATCCTGCAGCACGCCGTCGAGGCG CTTGCTCCGTCACTGCCATTGCAAGAGGACTTTGTCTATCACTGGAAGGCCATTACACATTATTACATAGAAACCTCAG ACGACAAAGCCCCAGTGACAGACACCAACATTCCCTCCCACCTGGAGCAGATGCTGGATATTCTGACCCaggaggagagggagagggagtcAGGAGAGACGGGACCCTGTATGGAGTATCTTCTCCATCACAAGATCCTGGAGACGCTCTACACCCTGGGCAAAGCAGAT TGCCCTCCTGGAATGAAACAGCAGGTTCTGAGTTTCTACACCAAGCTGTTAGGTCGAATTCGCCAACCGCTCCTGCCTCACATCAACGTGCACAGACCTGTACAG AAACTGATCCGCCTGTGTGGCGAGGTTCTGGCTGCTCCTACAGAGAATGAAGAGATCCAGTTTCTGTGTACTGTCTGTGCCAAACTTAAGCAGGACCCTTACCTCATCAGCTTCTTCCTGGAA AACAAGACTAAAAAGTTGGAGGCTGCTAAAGATGGCGGAGCTGGTTTGGTGAAGGAGGATCCATGTTCTCCAGATACAGGACAGATCCAAAACCAGAATCCCAGTCTGGTCACATCAACACTAGAAGCAGCATCCTGTCAGGCCACCAGCCCAGGGGAAGCTAGCCCATCCTCCGTCCACAGTACACAGCCAAACAACGATAACTACAACCTAGTCAGCTCCCTTCTTAACCTCACTAAGAGTCCA GATGGCCGTATCGTGGTGAAGGCATGTGAGGGTCTGATGCTGATAGTCAGTTTGCCTGAGCCAGCTGCAGCCAAAAGCCTCACCGAGAACACCAAACTCAGTCAACTTCTCACAGACCGGCTGGCACAGTTCTACCGGGCCCTTCCTCAGTCCATGGACCCTCTTGACATCGAAACTGTGGAATCCGTAAACTGGGG GTTGGATGTGTATAATCTAAAGGAAGATGCTGCTGCTTTTGCTGGCAAACGTGCACTTATTTCTTTCCTATCGTGGCTGGACTATTGTGATCAGCTCATCAAAGAGGCacagaag ACGGCTGCTGCAGTTCTGGCCCGGGCTGTGAGAGAACGGTTCTTTGTTGCAGTAATGGAGCCTCAGCTAATGCAAAC GTCAGAGGTTGGCATTCTGACTTCAACAGCCCTGTTAAACAGGATCATCAGACAGGTGACATCAGAGGCCCTGCTTCAGGAGACTGTTTACTTCCTGTTGGGAGAGGAAACGGGGCCAGAGACGCTTGCCGGCATTACCCAGCATCCCCTGAGACACAGACTCATAGAACATTGTGACCACTTATCAGATGAG ATAAGCATCATGACTCTACGGCTCTTTGAGCATCTGCTGCAGAAACCATGTCAGCACATTCTGCAGAACCTGGTGCTGCGCTGCTTGGAAGAACGGAACTACATGGAGAACAAACAGCCAGAGGAGCGTGAACACCTGGAGAACGGCCAGCCGCATGACGCCGT AGATCTGGAAGAAGACCCGTTGTTCTCCGATCTTTCCCCTGATAACAGAATCTCCAGCCCTGATTGGTTAAGCTGCTCTCCATCACCAAGCACAGAACACGCCAAGCCTGATGGGAAGACGGAGGTTCACAAAATAGTTAACAG TTTCCTGTGTTTGGTTCCTGATGAGGCAAAGTCATCCTATCAGGTTGAGGGCACAGGCTATGACACCTACTTGAGAGATGCACACAGACAg TTTCGAGACTATTGTGGAGTTTGTCAGAGGTGGAACTGGCGTAGCAGTCCAAAATCCTTTGAAAAGTGTAATCTGGACAGTCCTTTTTTTGAGGGACACTTCCTCAAAGTGTTGTTTGACAGAATGGGACGAATCCTCGATCAG CCGTATGATGTTAACCTGCAGGTGACGTCTGTGTTGTCTAAGCTGTCTCTGCTGCCTCATGCTCATCTTCACGAGTACTTGCTGGATCCGTACATTAACCTGGCACCAGGCTGCAGGTCTCTCTTCTCAGTCATCGTCAGG GTGGTTGGTGACTTGATGTTGAGGACTCACCGCATCCCTGAATTCACCCCTAAACTCCTGCTGGTCAGGAAAAGACTTCTGGGACTAGAGCCAGAGGGGATGAG CGTTGATCACGTGACGTTGCTCGAGGGGGTCATTGTTTTGGAGGAATTTTGTAAAGAGCTCGCTGCTATTGCATTTGTGAAGTTCCATGCATCAGTCTCCACTTCTCCCGATCCTCTTGCCCACTGTGCATAG